The nucleotide window AGATGCACAGACGTTAAGATCCTCTGCTGGAGAATTAGATGGTGAAACAAGTAGGTGACAGTGACAGTATAAACAGGGGAGCAGCAACGAGGGCATTTTCCTGAGAAAGTTGGTGTCATTTTGTGTTGTGACCATAACTGCTCTCCCTCCGCCACCTTGCTACACTTCGTCTACTCCTAGTGATGCATGTCCACCCGCATGGGGTTTCCCTGCCACTCAGGCAGATAGGCCAGACTATTCGCCACGTCCTTCTGGACAGGCCAGCCCCAGGCCTCAAAGAATGGAGCCAGATTCTTCTGCACCTTTTCAGAGAACTTCTTCACCCAGAGATTCATCTTGCCAGCCTTGTCTTTGGGGATGCCAGAGAGCATCTGGTACTCTGCAAAGAGCTCGGTGAAGGGCTCCCACCCAAAGGCCTCCTGCAGCtgagaacagaaagaagagaCAGGATGAGGAGCCAATTTGTCATAGTACCTGCAACATGCCTGTTCAAAGTATATCTCAGTCACAGTGATTCCTTCCCCTTGATCTTTCATGAACTTCCCTCCTGTgatttgcctttgtttccccatCCTACCCCTGCACATAAATACAATCCTGTTGGTGCATTCCGCCTCTTGGCCACTGAACCGACAGCCCCCGAATTTAGTAGGGGACCTCACAGGGAAGCTAATATCTGAAAAGAcgtaaatactcagtaaatgaCAGTTATTATCATTATCTCTAATTTATAAGTTATATCCCCAGATCCTAAGTGTTTTCCTAGGTATCAGATGGGTCTGAGCCCAACCGAGGTGGGAAACCCTCGTGTCTTTCATGATTGGTCTCTGGGATCCTAAAGGCTGGGGACTTCCAACACTTCCCAGGCATAGTAAAGCCCCTGTTCTTATACAGCCATCTCAGATCGGTAACTGTCGTCAAGGCTACTATTTTGCTCTGTGGAACACTCGCTTTGGGGCAAAACAAGAAAGATGCAGGCACATCACCAGGGGCTCAAAAGGACAGTGACTTAGGTTCTCACAGGGGTGGCCCACCGGAAAGCCACGGGCAGGAGGCCCTTGTTCGCTAATAGAGATGTGGAACGCGCGAGGATCCTGGGGTGTCCTAGGAGGAGAATTCTGACTCCAAGGACAGATGACATCCTGAAGTCAAGGCCTCCCTCTGATTCACTGCCTTGGGCTCTGACAGTCCTCCTGCACGTCACTATTAGTACATCAACACATTAAACTCTTCTTACACACATGACATTAAATATCTACCGTGTGCCAGGTATGGTGCACACTGATATTTGATCACAAAAGTGATGAAGAGCTCCTGTTCTCCCAGAGGTCGCGGGTCAGTGGGAGAGACAGATGTGtaaataaattaccaaaaaaggaaataatgtcaGGAGCAGAGGGCAATAGAGTTGAATTTTGACAGGTGAGAGAGGCAACGGGTTAAAATGTTCAAGCACGTTTCGGCCACGGGAAGGAAACATGGGGGTTGGTGGGTAGGAAGCTGAGGCGGAAGATGTGTTCgggggcaggagggaagcagTAGAGGCTAACTAGGGAGGCCAACTAGGGAGGCCGAGAAACGGGAGCTGGAGCTGGTGCAAGCCTGTCATGCGGGGCCTTCTGCACCCTGCCAAGTGGCTTCGACTTTACTCTGTATGTGGAGGAGACCACTTGAAGAGTGAGATTTTGAGGTTATTTGGGAAGTAAACTGGAGGATGGACTGTGGGGGTGGAGGCAAGAGGCTGGAACAACATAGGAGGCTCTTGCCAAGACAGAGAAAGGTAGGGAGCACCTGCAAGGtgacagggggagggggcaggtggaggaGTCCGAAGGTGTCTGCCCATCCCAAGACCAAGGACTCCAAGGTGATGGGTCTCTCCATAGCTTCTGCAAAATGATCTTCAGGGCTCCctggtgagtgggtgggtggggagggcacaTGTATGGCTCTCGCTGACACTTTGGTGGCAAACGGCATTTCTAGTGTGTTTCCCTGTAGGCTCTCAGAGTGGCTGCACGACACAGGCCTGAGGCGGTGCACAGTCATCTCGTGGACTCGAGCTGTCTGCGTTCACTCATAGAAAACACGGGGAAGAAAACAACTTGAGGGGGTGTGGCAGTGCCAAAGCCGGAGACTTGTCATTACCTCCCTACTTTAGGCTCTGGGTCCATTATTTAAACGAGCGATACGGGACAGGCTGCTGAAATTCTGGAACCTGGCACTTGCCTCTGGGAGAAGTGGGCGACACCACTCTCCTGCAGGGCTGTGGTGGACCGCACATGGGGTCCGATCTGGGGACAACTCGGAGACATTAATGCTCAGTGCAGGTCAGGGGAGGGACAGGGCTTTGTGTGCCTTTCACAGGAAGCCCACCTGCTTCAGGACTTTGGGGTTCTCCCATTGGCTTGGTTGGttattcacttattctttttttttttttttaagtgtattttattattcatgagagatacagagagagagagaagcagagacacaggcagagggagaagcaggctccatggaaggagcccaatgcaggactcgatcctgagaccccaggacaatgccctgggccgaaggcaggtgctaaaccgctgagccacccagggatccccctcacttATTCATTCAGTTTCAAGTGGGTAACTGAAGTCAGACCTTGACAACAATGAGCTCCTAAAAAAGCCTCTTGTAACACAGTTGTCCCAGAGACACACCACTGTTACAATGAGGGGCTGAAGGGATGCAACACTCACTTGATGCCCTGAACGAAGGTGAGAAGCAACAAAGCACAACAAAACAGCTCCCCCTTCTGGAGCACTTATCTGGTGACCATGGTCAAAACTGGTGAGTGGAGGCGCTGGGCTCCAACCTCAAGAATGACTAACTCAGAACTTCTGCTCGTGACCAGTAGACCAGTAGGCTGTATTTTCTCTACTTGTTTTCCAGAatacttttcatttcctcttaCCTAATGTCACAAAGGATAGGAGGCCAGTGGGACAAGTGTCAGTATCCTCATCTTAGAGAAACCCCACCATGCAGTCTGGTCCCCCATGCCCTTCCTGACTTTCTGCTCCATACCTGTAGGTATGTTTCCAGAGCCGTCCACACATTCCAGTCACACAGAGGGGCTCCCTTGCCCAGGTATGTTCGGATTCTCTTCTCTCGTTCtggagggcacagggcagggtgGGCCCGAGCCCTGGGGATGCCCAGGACCGTCTCATGCACGTAGACAGACCAGAGGTTGCAGGTGGCCTCAGTGGTGTGGGGCGGGAACTCCCACTTTTCTTGCTGCTGGTTGTGACCCAGCTCATGGATGGGTCCCCACAGACCCGTGCTCCTCATGCCTGCCTCATTGAGGAGCTCTTGCACTGACTCCAGGTGGCACATGATGGGGTATCCGGAGTGCATCCAGCCTGATGATGCAGAAGGAAGAGATGAGGCAATGGTGGGGTCGGTGGGGCGGGGGGACACAAACCATCCCCCTTCATTCCTCTCTGCAGGGTAACTTTTCCTTACCATCCTGGCTGCCCCCAGGAATACCAGAATGTCCATGCTGATTGGAAAGCAGATGGCTACTTGGTCAGAAACTGAACAGTCCCCAGCCCCTTTCCCAGCCTTTCACGCCAGGGTTATGCCCTCTTCCCTCTCCGGCCCTGAAGAAGACGAATACACTTTACACAGCTGTTCTCGCTACAGTTCAGTGCTTTATTTTGTGCATTTCCTATCGTGTGAGTCTGCAGCACTACGTCCCATGTCTGGATTTGGGATCCTTGGGGTCAGAGCCGTGTCAGTTCTTCCGCCGTGTAAGCCACCCACTGTACAGATTTATACTCTTTAGCAGAGATGATCTTCTCCTTTTATAAGAGAAGAAAAGTGAGGTCTAAAGGAATGTTCTCTATGTCAGAAACacgtttccttctttttctttcacggAAACCTCTCAATACTTACCATAAACTTCTTTCCCTACTCCTTCCTTCCATTGCCAACTCTGACTTAcgtttgaaaaaatatttctgttttaacaTCTCCTTGAAACAATGAAGAGGAGGCTCATTGCTGTCTGTAAACTCCTGgtagtgattttttccccctgagattGTTCTGCTATCCTGTGAAATCTCACTTTGTAGATGTAAAGGACTCACCTTTTCACATGGGAACATCTTTGCATCCCCGTCAAGGTCTATGTCtattatgtcttttttcttttaccgGTAAGATTATGCCTTTTACATATGGGAcattaaataagacaaaataatgaataagTGGTGTCCACTGACTGGGAGCACACCCCTGGAGCACCCACCGGCTGAGATCTGCACGTCAGCAACAATCCTCTCGGGACGGCAGAAAGGAAAAGGCCGGGCTGCTAGCCGGGCTACAGCACACATCATCTCATCCCAGAGGCGGAGTGCAGGCTCGGGGTTCTCCAGGGCTTGCAGGTTTGCAGTTGGCACCGTCAAGATGATATTGTCCGTTGCCAGCTCTCCCCAGGGAGCCAGGCTCCCCTGGATACAGTTCTTCCACTCCTCTAGAGAGGTTTTACCTGGGAATAAATATCATGAGCCTGTTATCCATTTCCCCAACTTACCCTGAACTCCAGGAGGAGGACAATGAAATAATGAACTAGTTACATGTCATCTACATGCTATGAAGTGAAGGACAGGCCTCCAGACCTTCCCCTTGGTTCTGCCCAGGTGTCTCCATGGACATGGTATGCCATAGCTCCCACCTCCACTATATCTTGAACGGTTCTGCTTTCTGTCGCCAATCCTTACCCCCATCCCCCTTTAGCAAGCAGTCCATAACAATGGTGGCATCCTCAGCACCCCTTCTTCAGACCCTTAGCATTCAGTCCACTCACCCAGCTTGTAGTAGGGGGCAGGCACAGCCCTCTTGACAGTGATAGATATGGGGCCCAGTTGGCTGCCCTTTGGCACAATGACATAGAGAAGGCCACCCCAGAGGCAGGAGATGGATTGTACGGTCCTGTCCATACAGCACTGGTGAGTCACCACAGGGGCTCGAGACAGCTTGCTGGCATTGGTCAAGTTATCGGTGTGGCAGCCAATCTGTACCTGGGGAGGTGATTCCACCATGTGTAGGAGGAATTAGGTCcctgtggtgtggtgtggtgtgtgtgtgtgtatggggggggggtgctatGTGTGTGCTGAGTGAATGGCAGGTCTTAGAAAAACACCAGCTTCCCCCTTCTATGAGCTATGCATGGAAACTTAAGGAATTTTTGTACTTCAAAAGTCATAGGGACTGAAGGGGATGTAAAACCATTCTCCTAGGGATTTAAACAACTCAACAGTGGGTTGTCACCAGATAGACCAGGGAAGATAACCCTGAGACAGAAACTGACTAGGGCCCCACAGTGCCTCTGTACCACGTGGAATACAGGCTCTCATGTCAGGGCGATGCCCATGTGGTGACTCCAAAGCCAGGATGAGCCACAGGGGATCGTGGCCCACCCTTTGTTTACAGACAGGAGGCCACCCATCCAGAGGCAGCGGGATCTGGCCTGAGCCAGGAGGATTGATTCTCACTTCTCCCTTTGTCAAGGGCTCTCCTTCTGGGTCAGATGGGTTGAAAGCTGTTTTGTCTGGAGTCCTGGGGTTACTTTTCTTAAGTTTAATGTAAGCAAAAGACCCCCTGTAACAGGAAGTGACCCTCAGAGCTGAGGCAGGACAATTTTAATTCTGTCTGTAGGGCCTATATTTGTGACTAGATGAAGCACACCCTCTGGGTGCCTAGGTAATGACGTATAATGCAGAAAGGCCGTGTGCTGTTGGTGAAGCAGGTGTGGTCCTGAGGATGTGACGGGTGCTGGCCCCCCTCACATCCCCGTGGGGAGGTAAAATTACTATACATGGACATCCAGGGGCTTGGGTTTGAATACCTGAAATTAGCTCTGGCACCAGGTCACTCCTTTAGGTTCCCTGAAATTGAGCTGCTTCATCTATgaaatctgtgaaatgggcagagCAGTCCCTTCCTGGCCTCCCAGCAGCCCTGCTGTGAGCTGAGGACAAGGTGTGGCTTTGCGGATTGGGGTGTCAGCAGTGGGCGTTCTGGCCTTACCTTCAGGCCAGCACAGGCTGCGGCTTCCGACAGCGAGACTTCTGCACTTTTTCCATGTGGCAGGTAGAGGCCGGTGCTCACCCAGGAATCACAGCTGCCTGCCAAGAGCCAGAGGACAGGCTGAGTTCTTCCCCCACCTGGTTCTGCTGCACCTGGAGCCTCGCCACCCCTCCCGGAAACGCAACCCCTCCCCTGCCTACCTCAACTCATCCATGCTTCCCGTTCGCACGCATCCCTCCCAAGCGGGACCCCAACCCCATCTTCCCCAAAGCACACGAGAGACAGTGAAGCTGCCCCACCTGAGCTTCAGCACCTGCAGTGTCCTGCGATCCCGGGAACCCCCCCCCGCTTCCCCCAGGGTTTGATGCTCGGGGTGCGCTCCTCGCTCTCTACCTGGGTTGCTCCCATCAATCTCCACGGTGATGGGGTGTTCTGAGGGGTGCGGACtggagctgcaggtccaggtcccAAGCTCCTGCACCAGCTGGGAGCAGTCGGTCCCGGCACGTGCCAGCTCGGTGGCCAAGGAGAGCACCGCCGCCTCGAAGGAGTCGCTAGCCACGGGGCGCTGGGGGCTCACGGCCGGGAGGCCCGACAGACGCAGCATCTTCCTCAGCAGTCGGTGCAAGGATAGGTAAGCAGGGACCCCCTCTGCAGGGATCTGCAGGAAGGCTGCGCCATCTGCTCCCAGCCTCGCCAGCCAGAGCTTTCCCAAGTCCCCAGCCCCGTGGTTCAGCGCAGCCTGGAATTCAGACAGCGCCTTGCGCAAGTGGTAGCCCCGCATCTCGGGGGTCGGGGCAGGGAACCGGCCTGCCTGGAGAGTCTGAGCCAGGATGCTCAGGCCAAAGCCGTTGAGGATGATGTTACCGGGGAAACCGGCCAAAGCGGAGCGGCCCGGGTTCTGGGAGGCCCACCACCAGGCCTGGCCCCCGATCAGCAGGCCCCCACCCTCGGCCACGAACTCCCGCAGCTGCCGGGCCTCCCGGTCGCTGTAGGCCGTGCAGCAGTACACGCGCAAGCCCCGAGTCAGGTGGGGCTGCAGGCTGCACTCCAGGCCATGCTCCGACAGCAGGGCACACAGGTGTTCCAGACCCGTGTTCACCCCACACTTGCCCGGCTGGCCTCTGGCCAGCCAGCGCACAGCATTGAGCAGGAAGCGCCCCAGCTTGGGAGCACAGAGCATGCCCTCGTGGGCAGCCAGGACCACCCGGCCCTGGCCGTAGCGGGCGCCTGCCAGGAAGCAGCCCAGCGAGGCGTCTAACCCCAGAGGGAAGGCGAGGGCGCCGTGCACCAGCAGCTGCGAGGGGACTCCCCCCGTCTTGATGTCCAGCTCTGAGATCCCTTCCAGGAGCTGCTGCTGATCTTGCCTGAGAACCTCCCCACACCTGGCAAGTGACAGGGGGACAGAGGGGCGACAGTCAGGCGGAGAAGCACTTAGACAAACTCACAAGGTAGACAAACTCACAATCTGGGCAGGGGTGCAAAGATGACCTCGTTCATGCCAATCCCCTCGTTCTCCCTAATAACTGCTAGGATTTGAGTAGGTAATGCCGTTTACTTTCTCGAGTCTAAGgcatttttctttaccttttaacaACCAACTGATGGTATATCATTGTTTACTTGGGAGTGTTTGCTCTTAGTGACATATAAGATAACGGTGCTGCTTATAACTGATGTGGTCCTAGATTTGATgacacatggggcacctgggtggctcagtggttgagcatctgccttttggttcgggttgtgatcccgggatcctgggatggagccctgcagggagcctgcttctccctctccctatgtctctgcctctctcacgaataagtaaataaaatcttaaaaaaacaaaacaaaacaaaacaaaaacgctTTGATGAGATACTGAGGAGTGTGGTAGTGGCCTTATGTGCACATCTTCAAGTCCATCTTCTCCAAGTAAACACTTCCAGGAATTCTTCCCATGTTAGTCAAATGAGTGTTGAATATTCTGACTTGACTTTCATgtcttttaaagtaattaaacaTATAAATAGGTTAGAAAAAAGTAGTCCATTCCTAGAGAAAGTGATCCTACTCCTACATTTCTCAGAGCtaattttctggggaaaaaaagctgtGGAAACATCAAATTCCTAGCTCTGAGCTAGAAACACAAGTAAATTGTTAGTACTACACTTAAAGATTTATGCAAACATGCcctcttttaaaattatcacttaaatctgatgaaattattttccactttttattGAGAAATGGTCTAAATGTAATAAATTCAGACAAAGTCTGtacttcaagatttttttaaaaaccaatttgtATACTCTAAATGTCAAACAATGGGGGATTGGTTAAATAAGTTATGGTTAACTGTATATGGTTTACCATGtggtaattaaaataattattaaataatattggaaaatgcttaatggaaaaaaattaaaaatcagattcCAAGAAACTGTGCCCTAAATAAGCCAACTTTCATaaaccaccaaaaacaaaaacacaaaacaaaacaaaaaaagacaaatagaaaacatcaaACCAGTCATAGAAGCAGAATCTAAGGCATATTTATCAAAATGTCTTCAATGACCATCTTGGCTAGTGGGATTATAGATAATTTTAATTACCTTTATAAAACTTTATTGTCTCATTCTAAAAATCAAACGTTAAAAAGAATTTGTTCAAGTAGCAAAACATTACTGAAAAAAGTACCTCTTGTACAATTTCTCCCAATTTCTCTTCAGCATAAgggagaaacaaataaaaaactggCATTAATCATACCATGGCTTGTTATTTACTGGTTAATAACAGCAAGTAGATCCATGCGAATTAACGTGGACAGATGTCCAGAACATTCTgctgagcaaaaaaaaatttctaaaatagcaGAACTTGGTGATGCCGATgacataagacaaaaaaaaaaacaaagttaatatATGTCAACGTAAATGTCAAGAAAGTCAGGGTAAAACCACAATAAACTTTTTTGGGTTGTGGATAGTGAGACAGGGCTGGTTTTGAAAGAGATGGTCAAAGCGGCTTTAGCctcattagtattttttttttcaaataaggaaaatgtaagaaattttattttctcaggtaattaaaaatcacaaattaaacttaaaatgttAAAGTAACTGCTTGAAAAATAGGAATGAAATGTATAATCTACAAATGTGTTGGGGAATTTAAGGAATAGAGAAAACTTAAGAAAGGATGTAGACAGaaagcataaaaacaaaataagaaggcAAGAGTAAGAGATACACTGAAGTTATCACTATATATGCATGGGTTAAATTTCTATATGAAAAGACAGAGGCTCTTAGATTGGGCTAAGAACATCTAGGTATCAGCTGCTTGTAAAAGACAGACTTGAAACGGATCCAGAAGGGCTGCAAGTGAGGAAATCTAGATAGCAACAAAGCTATATCTGGAAAACACtgcaaaaagaaatcagaagtgcTAGTATTAATTAGAGATGCAACTGAATTCAAagaggaaagaattaaaatacacaaagatgaatatttttccatgggTAAAAGTTACACTTAACCAAAGATACAATTTTCATCAGTTTTTAGGATCTTAAAAACAGCACTGAAAGCAAAAACTGCtgcaaagcaaattaaaatttgaTGACTTCCTAATCACGTTTGGGATGGTAATGGCTCTCTCAGCATCCAGTGAGTCGGtaacattaagagaaaaaaaaaaaagagaatagaaatgaTTCAAGCGGAATAAAAACACACTTGATTAGAACCAGACCACAATAGGGCAATAGTCTTCCAAACTCTGAGGACAACAGAAAGCCCAGAATGCCATATTCCACCAATCTGTGAcataaatatacagaaagaaacagactttCTCAAACatgatacattaaataaaaataccattttttggcttacacacatgcacagatgaGCAAATTAGATGATCTGCATCAAGCTTCTCAGAGTGGTAGTAGCTACCTTAGTTCAGAGGCTTGGGATAGAAGACAACCTGCCATTCTCTTCTACATATTTCTGTTGTATATTTTCACAGTAACCTTGAAttcctttagaaatatttttgtaagaagATGggatatttctcaaaagaaaaaagaaggaaggaggagcaaGCATAGTAGATGGGACATGAGGCAATTCTCAACAGATTGACAATGTTAGACGGGCAATATGAATGATCTCAGATGATCTATTTACCAATATTTAAAATCTTGTATACTATCTAGTTACAATATTGAAGTctgaaaaatattgaaagtagCTATTACTTAATGAGGCTTAATATATGCTAGGCATCTACACATCTggattctctctttaaatcatgATAAACCTGAAATATATTATTGTTGCTTTATAAATGAGGCTTAAAAAAGTTAGGCAGCTGCTCCATGGTTCTTAGCTAATAACTGGTGGGAACGGGAAGCAAATCCAGGGTGGTTTGCCCCTACAGCCAGTGTTGTCCACACAGCAGAAACTCTCCTTTAATTATTGAGTCCTTGGATTAAGCCCATAGGTGAGTATATGGCAATCAACATGTACAGTTTGTGCAAAAGAGGCTTTAAATAGATGTGAaggttggggcgcctgggtgactcagttgagcatctggctcttgatttgggctcaggtcatggtctcagggtcctgggattgagtcctgcatcgggctccacacttcACAGCGAgtcttgagattttctctctctctctgcccacccccatccaaataaataaataaataaataaataaataaataaataaataaataaataaatatttagataaataaacAGATGTGAAGGTGCAAATAATACAGcatttatagaaaaggaaatgcaATGTGTCCCTTCAGAGAGGACAGTGCAGGAGACACTGAAGAAGAAGGGAAATGAGAGGTGGTGGTGTTCAGAGGGACCTCAGACTGATGCAGGAAAGACTTTAGGGCTCAAAACccaaggccaagaaagaattcttgaaatgtctttggtgcaagaagatggttttattaaagcatggtgatagtggtgcctgggtggttcagtcgattaagcatcagccttcaacccaggtcctgatctcagggtcgtgacctcagggtcctgggatcaagtcctcaggctctctgctcagccgggagtatgcatctccctcttcccctctccacttgtgctctcttgctctctgtctcaaataaataaaatcttgaaaaaaaaaaaaaaagcactgggaCAGGACTTGTGGGCAGAAACAGCTGGAAAGGGGTTGTGAGGagcaactgattatatacttggagTTGGGTGAGATCAGGAAAAGGGAGGTTTTCCAAAGAACTTTCATATGCGAAGGAGGACCTccaagatactggaggccttgccattgtccaGTTAAGGTTGGTTTTCCCTCTAGTTAAGCATTGACATTAAAATAGTCAggcatttccttctggaagttaggtTATGGATAAGAATGCTTCcttcttgtaaatcactaagacatttgtaaactgagggCGACTCCTGTCTTTGCTGGACTGTGATCTCTATTAGGGaagcatttgtttttccctttaggGCAGCCAGGGGGGCCTGAGGAATGCCACACACATCCCACCTGGGAGtgggaatggggggagggggcaggactATCCCCAGCAAGGACAGCAGCAGACCCAGGTGATCTTTGCCTTCAAGTGCATGCTGTaaacctcaggaaacaagaaagtGAAAGTAGAAGTATATCAACCTCCATATTACCTGGGAAGGTGGATGAATGCGGGATGCGTGTATACACACTTGCTGGGGATAGCCCTTCCACTCTTTGGGGACCTGAGGCTAGGCCTACTCCCCCGAACCAGGGGTGGACGCAAGGGCGTCACCTTCATGTGAGCAGTTCCTAATAC belongs to Canis lupus baileyi chromosome 15, mCanLup2.hap1, whole genome shotgun sequence and includes:
- the TCAF2 gene encoding TRPM8 channel-associated factor 2 isoform X1, which codes for MVTTPTRAFEALMDGVTSWNVPKDPVPCELLLIGEAAFPVMVNDKGQVLIAASSYGLGRLVVVSHEGYLMDAGLAPFLRNAVGWLCASPGAPTGVHPSLESLVTILQACGVQAQVQSDLGPPLGVYCINAYNDKMTAELIQFVKHGGGLLIGGQAWYWASQHGRDNVLSRFPGNQVTSVAGVYFTDIYGDKGRFKVSKKIPKIPLQVGCGEVLRQDQQQLLEGISELDIKTGGVPSQLLVHGALAFPLGLDASLGCFLAGARYGQGRVVLAAHEGMLCAPKLGRFLLNAVRWLARGQPGKCGVNTGLEHLCALLSEHGLECSLQPHLTRGLRVYCCTAYSDREARQLREFVAEGGGLLIGGQAWWWASQNPGRSALAGFPGNIILNGFGLSILAQTLQAGRFPAPTPEMRGYHLRKALSEFQAALNHGAGDLGKLWLARLGADGAAFLQIPAEGVPAYLSLHRLLRKMLRLSGLPAVSPQRPVASDSFEAAVLSLATELARAGTDCSQLVQELGTWTCSSSPHPSEHPITVEIDGSNPGSCDSWVSTGLYLPHGKSAEVSLSEAAACAGLKVQIGCHTDNLTNASKLSRAPVVTHQCCMDRTVQSISCLWGGLLYVIVPKGSQLGPISITVKRAVPAPYYKLGKTSLEEWKNCIQGSLAPWGELATDNIILTVPTANLQALENPEPALRLWDEMMCAVARLAARPFPFCRPERIVADVQISAGWMHSGYPIMCHLESVQELLNEAGMRSTGLWGPIHELGHNQQQEKWEFPPHTTEATCNLWSVYVHETVLGIPRARAHPALCPPEREKRIRTYLGKGAPLCDWNVWTALETYLQLQEAFGWEPFTELFAEYQMLSGIPKDKAGKMNLWVKKFSEKVQKNLAPFFEAWGWPVQKDVANSLAYLPEWQGNPMRVDMHH
- the TCAF2 gene encoding TRPM8 channel-associated factor 2 isoform X2, with protein sequence MVTTPTRAFEALMDGVTSWNVPKDPVPCELLLIGEAAFPVMVNDKGQVLIAASSYGLGRLVVVSHEGYLMDAGLAPFLRNAVGWLCASPGAPTGVHPSLESLVTILQACGVQAQVQSDLGPPLGVYCINAYNDKMTAELIQFVKHGGGLLIGGQAWYWASQHGRDNVLSRFPGNQVTSVAGVYFTDIYGDKGRFKVSKKIPKIPLQVGCGEVLRQDQQQLLEGISELDIKTGGVPSQLLVHGALAFPLGLDASLGCFLAGARYGQGRVVLAAHEGMLCAPKLGRFLLNAVRWLARGQPGKCGVNTGLEHLCALLSEHGLECSLQPHLTRGLRVYCCTAYSDREARQLREFVAEGGGLLIGGQAWWWASQNPGRSALAGFPGNIILNGFGLSILAQTLQAGRFPAPTPEMRGYHLRKALSEFQAALNHGAGDLGKLWLARLGADGAAFLQIPAEGVPAYLSLHRLLRKMLRLSGLPAVSPQRPVASDSFEAAVLSLATELARAGTDCSQLVQELGTWTCSSSPHPSEHPITVEIDGSNPGSCDSWVSTGLYLPHGKSAEVSLSEAAACAGLKVQIGCHTDNLTNASKLSRAPVVTHQCCMDRTVQSISCLWGGLLYVIVPKGSQLGPISITVKRAVPAPYYKLGKTSLEEWKNCIQGSLAPWGELATDNIILTVPTANLQALENPEPALRLWDEMMCAVARLAARPFPFCRPERIVADVQISAGWMHSGYPIMCHLESVQELLNEAGMRSTGLWGPIHELGHNQQQEKWEFPPHTTEATCNLWSVYVHETVLGIPRARAHPALCPPEREKRIRTYLGKGAPLCDWNVWTALETYLQVRGNEKYSGKQVEKIQPTGLLVTSRSSELVILEVGAQRLHSPVLTMVTR